Proteins encoded in a region of the Prunus persica cultivar Lovell chromosome G4, Prunus_persica_NCBIv2, whole genome shotgun sequence genome:
- the LOC18780077 gene encoding zinc transporter 11 — translation MAPPPLPRPLLLCFLILLCLTIPALAHSGHPDDENNNEPATDDIEPGPDLRSKPLILAKIWCLIIIFVATFIPGVSPYFFKWSEWFLVLGTQFAGGVFLGTALMHFLSDADETFKDLTEKEYPFAFMLACGGFLLTMLADCVISYVFEKNKGVGSAPDLELRGSAEQGKGGQNGNESHNHFANVAVANVSSLGDSILLIVALCFHSVFEGIAIGVADTKRDAWKALWTITLHKVFAAIAMGIALLRMMPNRPFLSCAAYAFAFAISSPIGVAIGILIDATTQGAVADWIFAISMGIACGVFIYVAVNHLLAKGYKPEKAVSIDKPHYKFLAVLLGVGVIAVVMIWDT, via the exons atggctcctcctcctctgccTCGCCCACTTCTCCTCTGTTTTCTCATCCTCCTCTGCCTCACCATCCCCGCCTTAGCCCACAGCGGCCACCCCGACGACGAAAACAACAACGAACCCGCCACAGACGACATCGAACCAGGTCCAGACCTTCGTTCAAAGCCTCTGATACTGGCCAAGATTTGGTGCCTGATTATAATCTTTGTTGCGACCTTCATACCTGGAGTTTCGCCTTACTTTTTCAAGTGGTCTGAATGGTTCTTGGTTTTGGGTACGCAGTTTGCTGGGGGTGTGTTTCTGGGTACGGCTCTGATGCACTTTCTGAGTGATGCCGACGAGACTTTCAAGGACTTGACTGAAAAAGAGTACCCTTTTGCGTTTATGTTGGCTTGTGGGGGGTTCTTGCTCACCATGCTTGCTGATTGTGTGATTTCGTATGTTTTTGAGAAGAACAAAGGTGTTGGGTCTGCTCCCGATCTTGAGCTGCGAG GGAGTGCTGAGCAGGGGAAGGGTGGTCAAAATGGCAATGAG AGCCATAACCACTTCGCGAACGTGGCTGTTGCAAATGTTAGCTCACTTGGGGATAGCATCTTGTTGATTGTAGCATTGTGTTTCCACTCTGTCTTTGAGGGCATTGCAATTGGAGTCGCTGACACTAAACGCGATGCTTGGAAAGCCTTATGGACAATTACTCTGCACAAGGTATTTGCAGCCATTGCCATGGGCATTGCTCTCCTTCGAATGATGCCAAACCGCCCCTTCTTATCGTGCGCTGCCTATGCTTTTGCATTCGCTATATCAAGTCCTATTGGAGTGGCCATCGGAATCCTAATAGATGCGACAACCCAAGGAGCTGTGGCAGATTGGATATTCGCGATTTCAATGGGTATAGCATGTGGAGTGTTCATTTATGTAGCAGTAAACCATCTATTGGCGAAAGGTTATAAACCCGAGAAAGCAGTTTCCATCGACAAACCCCATTACAAGTTTTTGGCAGTTTTGTTGGGTGTCGGGGTAATAGCCGTCGTGATGATTTGGGACACTTGA